One Camelina sativa cultivar DH55 chromosome 3, Cs, whole genome shotgun sequence genomic window carries:
- the LOC104771000 gene encoding WEB family protein At1g12150-like, with product MVNIRVQKGPESPRTMEVGEIDTRAPFQSVKAAVSLFGEVVSRQRSTPRRSRLSSENVCDKETQLMLVHKEFIKIKQKLDNAESTRSRALADLSKAKKTMEDLKNKLETVNKSKQSAIDTKETVQQREEQLEHDKSHGSPPHHHELDIAREQYLSTTVELDAAKQQLNKIRQSFDSVMDFKTTALNQAAEAQRALQANSAKVNELSKEISDMKDAIHQLKLAAAQNLQEHANIVKEKDDLRECYRTAVEEAEKKLLVLRKEYEPELSRTLEAKLIETTSEIDILREEMKKAHESEMNTVKIITNELNEATMRLQEAADEESSLRSLVNSLRMELEDLRREREELQQKEAERLEIEEAKKMEALKEESLKLEQMKSEAMEARNEAENMNRKIESLKKETETAMIAAEEAEKRLELVIREVEEAKSAEEKVREEMKMISQKQESKKHDESSGSKIKITIQEFESLKRGAGETETAIEKKLAAIATELEEINARKTEADTKLAANLKAIEEMKHATDLAQKSAESAEAAKSVVESELKRWRKQEDVHNA from the exons ATGGTGAACATTAGAGTACAAAAAGGTCCTGAATCTCCGAGGACGATGGAGGTGGGAGAGATAGACACGAGAGCACCGTTCCAATCGGTGAAAGCTGCGGTGAGCTTGTTCGGAGAAGTTGTATCTAGACAAAGAAGTACTCCAAGGAGGTCTCGCCTTTCCTCTGAG AACGTTTGCGATAAAGAAACACAGCTAATGCTAGTCCACAAGGAATTCATCAAGATCAAGCAAAAGCTAGACAACGCTGAGAGCACTAGATCTCGTGCTCTTGCTGATCTTTCAAAGGCAAAGAAGACAATGGAGGATCTAAAAAACAAACTTGAGACAGTCAACAAATCTAAGCAATCCGCTATTGACACCAAAGAAACTGTCCAACAGCGTGAAGAACAGCTTGAGCATGATAAGTCTCATGGCTCTCCTCCTCACCATCATGAACTTGACATTGCTAGAGAACAATATCTCTCTACCACCGTTGAACTTGATGCTGCAAAGCAACAGCTCAACAAAATCAGACAGAGCTTTGATTCTGTTATGGATTTCAAAACCACAGCCTTAAACCAGGCTGCAGAAGCCCAACGTGCACTCCAAGCCAACTCTGCTAAGGTTAACGAGCTTTCTAAGGAGATTTCAGATATGAAAGATGCGATTCATCAGCTTAAGCTAGCAGCCGCTCAGAATCTGCAGGAACATGCCAATATTGTGAAGGAGAAAGACGATTTACGAGAATGTTACAGAACTGCTGTTGAGGAGGCAGAGAAGAAACTTCTAGTCTTGAGGAAAGAATATGAGCCTGAGCTGTCAAGAACTCTTGAGGCCAAACTAATAGAGACAACCTCAGAGATTGATATTTTACgggaggagatgaagaaagcTCATGAATCTGAGATGAACACGGTTAAAATCATTACAAATGAGCTTAATGAGGCTACGATGAGGCTACAGGAAGCTGCTGATGAAGAATCCTCTCTCCGAAGCTTGGTGAATTCTCTCAGGATGGAGCTAGAAGACTTGAGAAGAGAACGTGAAGAGCTTCAGCAGAAAGAAGCAGAGAGGTTAGAGATTGAGGAAGCAAAAAAGATGGAAGCTCTAAAGGAAGAGAGCTTGAAACTGGAGCAAATGAAATCAGAAGCTATGGAAGCAAGAAACGAAGCTGAAAACATGAATAGAAAGATAGAGAGCTTGAAGAAAGAAACCGAGACCGCAATGATAGCTGCAGAGGAAGCTGAAAAGAGACTAGAGCTTGTTATAAGAGAAGTCGAAGAGGCGAAATCAGCTGAAGAGAAAGTCCGggaagagatgaagatgatatcTCAGAAGCAAGAGAGCAAGAAACATGACGAATCATCTGGTTCAAAGATTAAAATTACGATTCAAGAGTTTGAATCTTTGAAACGTGGAGCAGGGGAAACAGAGACTGCAATCGAAAAGAAGTTGGCAGCTATAGCAACTGAACTGGAAGAGATAAACGCGAGAAAAACTGAAGCGGATACTAAGTTAGCAGCAAACCTTAAAGCGATAGAGGAGATGAAGCACGCAACAGATCTGGCTCAGAAGTCAGCAGAATCTGCAGAAGCCGCAAAGAGCGTGGTGGAAAGTGAGTTGAAAAGATGGCGTAAACAAGAAGATGTACATAATGCTTAA